The sequence GGCGCGTTGAATCGTCGAGCCCTTCTTCTGCAACTTCATGCAATGAACTTAGCAACCAGACGGGGAAAAACGGTGGCAATCGGACGCTCAAACTGGCCCCTGGAGGCAGGAAACGCGCCTGAGCGGGACAATTCGGTCATGGATGCCTGGACGGTCGTTCGACCCGGACCCATCGCAACGGGCCCGATGGATCGGGTGGAGATAGACATTCCCGAGCCCGTGGCGGGCGAGATCCGGGTCAAGGTCTCCGTGTGCGGCGTCTGCCGGACCGACCTGCACGTCGCTGAGGGCGACCTTCCGGTG comes from Actinomycetota bacterium and encodes:
- a CDS encoding alcohol dehydrogenase catalytic domain-containing protein, which produces MDAWTVVRPGPIATGPMDRVEIDIPEPVAGEIRVKVSVCGVCRTDLHVAEGDLPV